The DNA sequence GGCCGATTTCGAGATTCACGAAATAATGGAAGCGATAGAAGATATTCAGAAATACGAAACTGACCGGAAAGAAAGTCAGTTGATAAAAATGATCAATCCAGCCATCGATAGCATCAATCAGGCGATCAAGAAGGAAGATCCTACGCTTTTTAAGACCAATTTCACTTACCTGACAAACACTTGCAACGCTTGTCATCGTGCGGCCAACTTCGAATTTAATGTGGTGAAGATTCCCGACAGCCTACCCTTCAGCAATCAAGATTTTAAAGTGAATGAGCAAAAGTAATCTGAGAGAAGTTGCCGGAGTATTCCTAAAACTCGGCATAACCGGCTTCGGTGGTCCGGCGGCGCATATTGCCATGATGCGGACTGAAATTGTTGCCAAACGGCAATGGCTGACTGAACAACACTTCCTTGATCTGATTGGCGCAACGAACCTGATCCCCGGACCAAACAGCACCGAAATGGCCATTCACATCGGGCACGAACGGGCTGGCTGGAAAGGATTAATCATAGCTGGATTGTGCTTTATCTTGCCTGCCGTTTTCATCACTAGTATTTTTGCCTGGCTCTACAAAGAATACGGGCAACTCCCTGAAAATCAACCATTCGTTTATGGAATTAAACCTGCAATCATCGCCATTATACTTGGTGCAATTTTCCCTCTGGCCCGAAAGTCGATAAAGACTATTCCACTGGCAATCACTGGAGCAATCGTGCTGATTCTTTCTTTGCTCGGAGTCAACGAAATTTACCTCCTTTTTGGTGCTGGTTTCTTCTTTTTAATCCTGAACTCTGCCCAAAACAAGGCAAAAGTTCTCGTTCCTCTGCCGCTCTTGTCAATTTCAGGAGCGGTTAGTTCGGCTTCAGCTTTTAATCTTTTTTTTATTTTCCTTAAAATTGGTGCCATTCTTTATGGAAGTGGCTATGTGCTGTTTGCTTTTCTGGATACCGAACTGGTTTCAACCGGGCTACTTTCGCGCCAGCAACTGATTGATGCCATTGCAGTCGGGCAATTCACTCCCGGACCTGTATTTTCGGCGGTAACTTTTGTGGGCTATCAAATCTCCGGATGGCAAGGCGCCATTGTTGCAACCATCGGAATCTTTCTGCCGTCGTTTGCTTTTGTAGCCATGCTCAATCCATTGGTCAGGAAAATGAGGAATTCGAACTTGTTCTCTGCATTTCTAGACGCCGTGAATGTGGCATCGATAGCCATTATTGCGGCAATTTGCTTTGAAATGGGCAAAATTTCGATTACCGATTGGCGAACCATCCTCATTGCTGTAATCAGCGCCATTTTTACGTTTGGTTTCCGTCGAATTAATTCTGCATTTATCGTATTGGGCGGATCGCTGCTGGGCTATTTGCTGACGTTTTTGTAATAATGTGAACCCGAATTTTAAGGGGATTCTGTTTAAGTAG is a window from the Aquipluma nitroreducens genome containing:
- the chrA gene encoding chromate efflux transporter, which produces MSKSNLREVAGVFLKLGITGFGGPAAHIAMMRTEIVAKRQWLTEQHFLDLIGATNLIPGPNSTEMAIHIGHERAGWKGLIIAGLCFILPAVFITSIFAWLYKEYGQLPENQPFVYGIKPAIIAIILGAIFPLARKSIKTIPLAITGAIVLILSLLGVNEIYLLFGAGFFFLILNSAQNKAKVLVPLPLLSISGAVSSASAFNLFFIFLKIGAILYGSGYVLFAFLDTELVSTGLLSRQQLIDAIAVGQFTPGPVFSAVTFVGYQISGWQGAIVATIGIFLPSFAFVAMLNPLVRKMRNSNLFSAFLDAVNVASIAIIAAICFEMGKISITDWRTILIAVISAIFTFGFRRINSAFIVLGGSLLGYLLTFL